One genomic window of Quercus robur chromosome 6, dhQueRobu3.1, whole genome shotgun sequence includes the following:
- the LOC126733073 gene encoding kinesin-like protein KIN-14B, whose amino-acid sequence MGEQRNRWNWEVSGFEPRKTSSFEQGDFRSSGAAPLVRRYSISAASTLSHSESSKHSLSSKLQRLKDQVKIAREDYLELRQEANELQEYSNAKLDRVTRYLGVLAEKTRKLDQVALETEARISPLINEKRKLFNDLLTAKGNIKVFCRTRPLFEDEGTSVVEFPDDCTIRVNTGDDSISNPKKDFEFDRVYGPHVGQAELFRDVQPLVQSALDGYNVSILSYGQTHSGKTHTMEGSSHDRGLYSRCFEELFDLANSDSTFTSQFNFSVTIFELYNEQVRDLLSESGSTLQKVQMGSPDSIIELVQEKVDNPLEFSRVLKAAFQSRGNDISKFNVSHLIVTIHIYYGNLITGENSYSKLSLGDLAGSEGSIGEDDSGEHVTDLLHVMKSLSALGDVFSSLTSKKDVVPYENSMLTQILGDSLGGSSKTLMIVNISPNVKNLSETLSSLNFSSRARNAVLSLGNRDTIKKWRDVANDARKELYEKGKEIQDLTQEVLGLKQALKDANDQSVLLFNEVQKAWKVSLTLQSDLKSENIMLVDKLKIEKEQNAQLRNQVAQLLQLEQDQKMQIQQRDLTIQTLQAKIKSVELQLNDALHSTEARSTSGSEGPGVLSSKATEDGIDSSAVTVTKKLEEELKKRDALIERLHEENEKLFDRLTEKASLPGSAQVSSPLSRGQVNFQPREQGRIDNNSNNKGRSMDIIPLPSAAEKSDGTVALVKSGSEKVKTTPAGEYLTSALNDFDPEQYDSLAAISDGANKLLMLVLAAVIKAGASREHEILAEIRDAVFSFIRKMEPKRVMDTMLVSRVRILYIRSLLARSPELQSIKVSPVECFLEKGNSGRSRSSSRSNSPGRSPVRYVDEHIHGFKVNIKPEKKSKFSSVVLKIRGIDQDSWRQQVTGGKLREIQEEAKIFATGNKALAALFVHTPAGELQRQIRSWLAESFEFLSVTGDDASGGTTGQLELLSTAIMDGWMAGLGAALPPHTDALGQLLYEYAKRVYTSQLQHLKDIAGTLSTEEAQDAVQVSKLRSALESVDHKRRKLLQQMRGDIALLTLEDGGSPIQNPSTAAEDARLASLISLDGILKQIKDIMRQSSVSTLSKSKKKALLASLDELMERMPSLLDIDHPCAQRQIADARRVIEAIPEEDDHLQGTSHACRASADLGSGSEVDVAQWNVLQFNTGSTTPFIIKCGANSNSELVIKADARVQEPKGGEIVRVVPRPSVLENMSLEEIKQVFSQLPEALSLLSLARTADGTRARYSRLYRTLAMKVPSLRDLVGELEKGGVLKDVRS is encoded by the exons ATGGGGGAGCAAAGGAACCGTTGGAACTGGGAGGTGAGCGGGTTCGAGCCGCGGAAAACGTCGTCGTTTGAGCAAGGCGATTTCAGGTCCTCCGGTGCTGCACCACTGGTCCGGCGGTACTCGATCTCCGCCGCATCGACTTTGTCCCATTCCGAGTCTTCCAAGCACTCGCTCTCCTCCAAGCTTCAGCGATTGAAGGACCAAGTTAAG ATTGCAAGAGAAGATTACTTGGAGTTGAGGCAAGAAGCAAATGAGCTGCAGGAATATTCAAATGCTAAACTTGATCGAGTTACACGTTATTTAGGTGTTCTTGCTGAGAAAACCCGTAAACTAG ATCAAGTTGCCTTGGAAACTGAGGCTAGAATTTCTCCACTGAtcaatgagaaaagaaagttgTTTAATGACTTGTTGACAGCCAAAG GTAACATAAAGGTATTTTGTCGTACCAGGCCATTATTTGAAGATGAAGGAACTTCTGTTGTTGAATTTCCTGATGATTGCACTATCCGTGTCAATACTGGTGATGATAGCATTTCCAACCCCAAGAAGGATTTTGAATTTGACCGAGTTTATGGACCTCATGTTGGACAAG CTGAACTGTTCAGGGATGTTCAGCCACTGGTGCAGTCAGCTCTGGATGGATATAATGTTTCCATATTGTCTTATGGACAAACTCACTCTGGAAAAACACACACAATG gAAGGATCTAGTCATGATCGTGGTTTATATTCTCGCTGTTTTGAGGAGTTGTTTGATCTAGCCAACTCAGATTCAACTTTCACCTCACAATTCAATttctctgttacaatttttgaGCTCTACAATGAACAG GTTAGGGATCTGCTTTCTGAATCAGGGAGCACTTTACAAAAGGTCCAGATGGGATCACCAGACTCTATTATAGAACTCGTGCAGGAAAAAGTTGATAATCCATTGGAATTCTCTAGAGTTTTGAAGGCTGCTTTTCAGAGCCGGGGAAATGACATATCAAAGTTTAATGTTTCTCACTT GATCGTcacaatacatatatattatggCAATTTGATTACTGGAGAGAACTCGTACAGCAAGCTTTCTCTCGGGGACTTGGCTGGAAGTGAGGGTTCAATTGGGGAAGATGATAGTGGGGAGCACGTGACAGACTTGCTGCATGTTATGAAGTCACTTTCAGC GTTGGGGGATGTTTTCTCATCTTTGACTTCAAAGAAGGATGTTGTTCCTTATGAAAATTCAATGCTTACACAGATACTTGGAGACTCACTAG gTGGAAGTTCGAAAACTTTGATGATTGTTAACATAAGTCCCAATGTAAAGAATTTGTCTGAGACATTATCATCTCTGAATTTCTCTAGCAGAGCCCGAAATGCTGTGCTAAGCCTTGGCAATCGAGATACGATTAAGAAATGGAGAGATGTT GCGAATGATGCACGTAAAGAGTTGTATGAAAAGGGGAAAGAAATCCAAGATCTGACACAAGAGGTTTTGGGACTAAAACAGGCTCTTAAAGATGCAAATGATCAGTCTGTCCTACTCTTCAATGAAGTTCAAAAGGCGTGGAAAGTTTCTCTCACACTGCAGTCGGATTTAAAG TCAGAGAATATTATGCTGGTGGATAAACTTAAGATTGAGAAGGAGCAAAATGCTCAGCTCAGAAATCAAGTTGCTCAACTATTACAGTTGGAGCAAGATCAAAAAATGCAGATACAGCAGCGAGATTTGACAATTCAGACTTTGCAG GCCAAAATTAAAAGTGTTGAATTGCAACTCAATGATGCTCTTCATTCCACTGAAGCCAGGTCAACATCTGGCTCAGAAGGGCCTGGAGTTTTATCTTCTAAGGCAACTGAGGATGGCATAGATTCTTCGGCAGTGACAGTGACCAAGAAACTTGAAGAGGAACTTAAAAAACGTGATGCACTAATTGAG AGGTTACATGAAGAAAATGAGAAGTTGTTTGATAGATTAACAGAAAAAGCATCTTTGCCTGGATCGGCCCAG gTGTCAAGTCCATTATCCAGAGGACAGGTGAATTTTCAGCCTCGGGAGCAGGGGAG GATCGATAATAATAGCAATAATAAAGGACGTTCAATGGATATTATTCCTCTGCCATCGGCAGCAGAAAAGAGTGATGGCACAGTTGCTTTGGTGAAATCGGGCTCTGAGAAAGTTAAAACAACCCCTGCAGGAGAGTATCTTACTTCTGCCTTGAATGACTTTGATCCTGAACAATATGACAGCCTTGCTGCCATTTCAGATGGGGCAAACAAGCTTTTGATGCTG GTTTTGGCTGCAGTCATTAAAGCAGGTGCTTCTAGAGAGCATGAAATACTTGCTGAAATTAGAGATGCGGTTTTCTCATTTATCCGTAAAATGGAACCGAAGAGGGTAATGGATACCATGCTTGTTTCCCGTGTTCGAATTTTGTATATTAGATCTTTGCTTGCTAGGTCACCAGAACTGCAATCCATCAAG GTTTCTCCTGTGGAGTGCTTTCTAGAAAAGGGCAATAGTGGACGCAGTAGGAGCTCCAGCCGGAGTAACAGCCCAGGAAGATCTCCTGTGCGCTATGTTGATGAGCACATCCATGGCTTTAAAGTGAATATAAAACCAGAAAAGAAGTCTAAGTTCTCATCAGTTGTTTTAAAAATACGAGGAATTGATCAG GATAGTTGGAGGCAGCAGGTAACTGGTGGAAAGCTTAGGGAAATACAGGAGGAAGCGAAAATTTTTGCAACTGGAAACAAAGCTCTTGCTGCTCTCTTTGTGCATACTCCTGCAGGTGAGCTGCAGCGCCAAATTAGATCCTGGCTGGCGGAGAGCTTTGAGTTTCTGTCTGTTACTGGAGATGATGCGTCAGGGGGGACAACTGGTCAGTTGGAGCTCCTTTCAACAGCTATTATGGATGGTTGGATGGCTGGACTTGGTGCTGCACTGCCTCCCCATACGGATGCTCTGGGACAGCTTTTATATGAGTATGCAAAGCGGGTCTACACTTCTCAATTGCAGCACTTGAAG GATATTGCTGGTACCTTGTCAACAgaagaggcacaagatgcagTGCAAGTATCAAAGCTGCGTTCAGCTCTGGAGTCTGTTGAtcacaaaagaagaaag CTTTTGCAACAAATGAGGGGTGATATAGCGTTATTAACACTGGAAGATGGTGGTTCTCCTATTCAGAATCCTTCTACTGCAGCTGAAGATGCACGATTGGCATCTCTAATTTCCCTTGATGGCATATTGAAGCAAATCAAG GATATAATGAGGCAATCCTCTGTTAGCACCTTGAGCAAAAGTAAGAAGAAAGCACTGCTTGCATCATTAGATGAACTTATGGAACGGATGCCTTCCCTTCTTGATATTGATCATCCATGTGCACAGAGGCAAATTGCTGATGCTCGCCGTGTGATTGAG GCAATTCCGGAAGAAGATGACCACCTTCAAGGGACATCACATGCTTGCAGAGCATCTGCAGATTTGGGGTCTGGTTCTGAAGTCGATGTGGCTCAGTGGAATGTCTTGCAGTTTAACACAGGCTCAACAACCCCGTTTATAATTAAATGTGGTGCAAACTCAAATTCCGAACTGGTTATTAAAGCAGATGCCAGGGTTCAGGAACCTAAAGGTGGTGAGATAGTGAGGGTTGTTCCAAGACCATCTGTTTTGGAAAACATGAGCTTGGAAGAGATTAAACAGGTGTTCTCTCAACTTCCCGAGGCTCTAAGCTTGCTTTCCTTAGCAAGGACTGCAGATGGAACTCGAGCTCGTTATTCTAGACTGTACAGAACTTTGGCCATGAAAGTTCCTTCACTGAGGGATCTCGTTGGTGAGCTTGAAAAGGGGGGAGTACTGAAAGATGTGAGATcatga